One genomic window of Polyangium aurulentum includes the following:
- the miaE gene encoding tRNA isopentenyl-2-thiomethyl-A-37 hydroxylase MiaE: protein MLCLTRPTDPRWAQVAIDKLDALLIDHAHCEMKAASNALSLAARWPDRPEVTRALVELAEEELRHFRAALDELVRRGLSLGKPETDVYAHELRKLAKVGGAGAPEDPLVDRLLVGAVIEARSCERFKLLVDALRARDTEPALVSFYEELFVAEARHYRTLVDLAILVKGDESAVRRRLEDIASAEGRLVERLGVQATVHG from the coding sequence GTGCTCTGTCTGACCCGACCGACCGATCCGCGCTGGGCCCAGGTGGCGATCGACAAGCTCGACGCCTTGCTCATCGATCACGCTCATTGCGAGATGAAGGCAGCGTCGAACGCGCTGTCGCTCGCCGCGCGCTGGCCCGATCGCCCCGAGGTGACGCGCGCGCTCGTCGAGCTCGCCGAGGAGGAGCTGCGCCACTTCCGCGCAGCGCTCGACGAGCTCGTCCGCAGAGGGCTGTCGCTCGGCAAGCCCGAGACCGACGTCTACGCGCACGAACTGCGCAAGCTCGCGAAGGTGGGCGGCGCGGGTGCGCCCGAGGATCCGCTCGTCGATCGCCTGCTCGTCGGCGCGGTCATCGAGGCGCGATCGTGCGAGCGGTTCAAGCTTCTCGTCGACGCGCTGCGCGCGCGCGACACGGAGCCCGCGCTCGTCTCCTTCTATGAGGAGCTGTTCGTCGCCGAGGCGCGCCACTACCGGACGCTCGTCGACCTCGCGATCCTGGTCAAAGGCGACGAGAGCGCGGTGCGCCGGCGCCTCGAGGACATCGCCTCCGCCGAGGGCCGGCTCGTCGAGCGCCTCGGCGTGCAAGCAACGGTGCACGGGTAA
- a CDS encoding PIN domain-containing protein — MAYLLDTATLAEVLRSVPSRSLVRRLASVPSAERWTTAITVSQILIAARRTRQPKLMQDVIRLVAAVKVAPFDTLAAQSFAKFRATVAGDVDTDDVMIAAIAVTHDFTLVTRRPEAFRRYPHLRVEDWTI, encoded by the coding sequence GTGGCCTACCTGCTCGACACTGCCACCCTGGCCGAGGTCCTGCGCTCGGTGCCCTCGCGATCGCTCGTGCGGCGCCTCGCGTCCGTGCCGAGCGCGGAGCGGTGGACGACCGCGATCACGGTCAGCCAGATCCTCATCGCGGCTCGGCGCACCCGGCAGCCGAAGCTCATGCAAGACGTCATCCGCCTCGTGGCCGCGGTGAAGGTCGCGCCCTTCGACACGCTCGCGGCCCAGTCCTTCGCTAAGTTCCGCGCCACGGTGGCCGGCGACGTCGACACCGACGACGTGATGATCGCCGCGATCGCCGTCACGCACGACTTCACCCTGGTCACGCGCCGCCCGGAGGCCTTCCGCCGCTATCCGCACCTGCGCGTCGAGGACTGGACCATCTGA
- a CDS encoding ATP synthase F0 subunit B: MNHLASFNLFAAAISVDFDLTFLAQFLLFATFIVVLRPLLFDPLLRVFEERERRTEGAKHEAREMDAKAGDLLTRYEAELEKVRREANVEREKLRNETKALEAKIMAEARAESARILETGKARITAEVDQLRKELRDAQPALAAEIASRVLGREVGR; encoded by the coding sequence GTGAACCACCTCGCCTCCTTCAACCTATTCGCCGCGGCGATCAGCGTCGATTTCGATCTGACGTTCCTCGCCCAGTTCCTCCTGTTCGCGACGTTCATCGTCGTGCTACGGCCGCTGCTCTTCGACCCGCTGCTTCGGGTCTTCGAGGAGCGAGAGCGGCGCACGGAGGGAGCGAAGCACGAAGCCCGCGAGATGGACGCCAAGGCTGGCGACCTGCTCACGCGCTACGAGGCCGAGCTCGAGAAGGTGCGCCGCGAGGCGAACGTCGAGCGCGAGAAGCTGCGCAACGAGACCAAGGCGCTCGAGGCGAAGATCATGGCCGAGGCGCGCGCCGAGTCGGCGCGCATCCTCGAGACGGGCAAGGCGAGGATCACGGCCGAGGTCGATCAGCTGCGCAAGGAGCTGCGTGACGCGCAGCCGGCGCTGGCAGCCGAGATCGCCTCGCGCGTGCTGGGTCGGGAGGTTGGTCGATGA